A single genomic interval of Desulfovermiculus halophilus DSM 18834 harbors:
- a CDS encoding CehA/McbA family metallohydrolase yields the protein MNTAADQVRVTTRDIDVPEGDSASSGDLTLMNDRVICTFATRTTPPWGMPPGGILDISPTIDGQPVQDLINIFDFLPDNWCSWPNTYHRVQAVEEGPEKGLVRVERDWGQVQLVTDYTLARGDNVIEVCTSMTNASDQSLDILPGYTLYMKCGHMLTPPGLNGIKEGWTQGALTWSFIGYDQHWSIALHAPYLEYIDHFGQDMFGRLSLAPGQTRTVQAWIQVCAHSNISEILRFELDKRGSDWGTLQGRVYDQSGQAVAEPYVIVEKDGHTLTWAQGKHGSYELFLPPGEYAVQATARHYSQSPAETVRIHARQTTEQDFSGLQAPARIAFRVTDGRDQRPLDARIDILRGPTPAIGFLGQNRCFTDLKAKGQADLTVPPGDYLFAVSHGGDFLCLPREVQLRLEADDGRRLDVCLDLQVRPAEQGWFGADMHHHGDVLDGVTSPEFVLRSQLACGLDVALLSDHDSTEKNGIMAELAAERRVPFIPAMEISPAWGHFNIYPVGPEVTLGLSPGTSTAADIFSHARELGAEVVVVNHPYSTYGYFRSLEHGVAPGGYVDTFDLIEINYQYPVDQTVHQAWELWNQNRPVYLTAGTDTHSVWQDTSGAVRMYVHLNPPLTTDAYISALKSGHAFATYGPLVFPEIPFGQEVSIRPGEELRLNYALAAVHRLTEVQLISEGRTAQHISLNGTEQFRQICFSIQPEHDTWCALVVSDKCGNRAFTNPLWVKVAA from the coding sequence ATGAATACAGCAGCAGACCAGGTACGCGTCACCACCAGGGACATCGACGTCCCTGAAGGAGATTCCGCAAGTTCAGGGGATCTGACCCTGATGAACGACCGGGTGATCTGCACCTTCGCCACCCGGACCACCCCGCCGTGGGGCATGCCGCCCGGCGGAATTCTGGATATTTCGCCCACCATCGACGGCCAGCCCGTTCAGGACCTGATAAACATCTTTGACTTCCTGCCCGACAACTGGTGCAGCTGGCCCAATACCTACCATCGGGTCCAGGCTGTGGAGGAAGGGCCGGAGAAGGGACTCGTCCGCGTGGAGCGTGACTGGGGGCAGGTCCAGCTGGTCACTGACTACACCCTGGCCCGGGGAGACAACGTGATCGAGGTGTGTACCAGCATGACCAATGCCTCGGACCAGTCACTGGACATCCTCCCCGGGTATACCCTGTACATGAAATGCGGGCATATGCTGACTCCGCCCGGGCTGAACGGGATCAAGGAGGGCTGGACCCAAGGCGCTTTGACCTGGAGCTTTATCGGCTACGATCAGCACTGGTCCATTGCCCTGCACGCACCGTATCTGGAGTATATCGACCATTTCGGTCAGGACATGTTCGGACGGCTCAGCCTGGCCCCCGGCCAGACCAGAACCGTGCAGGCCTGGATTCAGGTCTGCGCCCACAGCAATATCTCCGAGATCCTGCGCTTCGAGCTGGACAAGCGGGGATCCGATTGGGGCACCCTCCAGGGCCGGGTCTATGACCAGTCCGGACAGGCGGTGGCCGAACCCTATGTAATTGTGGAAAAAGACGGGCATACCCTGACTTGGGCCCAGGGAAAACACGGAAGCTACGAGCTCTTCCTGCCTCCGGGAGAGTATGCGGTCCAGGCCACGGCCCGGCATTACAGTCAAAGCCCTGCGGAAACCGTCCGCATCCACGCCAGGCAAACAACGGAGCAGGACTTCTCCGGACTGCAGGCTCCGGCCAGGATCGCCTTCCGGGTTACGGACGGCAGGGATCAGCGCCCTTTGGACGCCAGGATCGATATCCTGCGCGGACCAACCCCGGCCATAGGTTTTCTGGGTCAAAACCGCTGCTTTACTGACCTAAAGGCCAAGGGGCAGGCCGACCTGACCGTTCCTCCCGGTGACTACCTGTTTGCCGTCTCCCACGGGGGCGATTTTCTCTGTCTGCCCCGGGAAGTGCAGCTGCGCCTGGAGGCGGACGACGGCCGCCGGCTGGATGTCTGCCTTGACCTCCAGGTCCGGCCGGCTGAACAGGGGTGGTTTGGTGCAGACATGCACCATCACGGAGATGTCCTGGACGGGGTAACCTCCCCGGAGTTCGTTCTCCGTTCCCAGCTGGCCTGCGGCCTGGATGTCGCCCTGCTCAGCGACCACGACTCCACGGAGAAAAACGGGATCATGGCCGAGCTCGCGGCCGAGCGCCGGGTCCCGTTCATCCCGGCCATGGAGATCTCCCCGGCCTGGGGCCATTTCAACATCTATCCTGTGGGCCCGGAGGTAACATTGGGGCTGAGCCCGGGAACGAGCACGGCCGCAGATATCTTCAGTCATGCCCGCGAGCTGGGTGCCGAGGTGGTGGTCGTCAATCATCCATACAGCACGTACGGATACTTCCGAAGCCTGGAGCACGGCGTGGCTCCCGGGGGATATGTGGATACCTTCGACCTCATAGAGATCAATTACCAGTATCCGGTGGATCAAACCGTGCACCAGGCCTGGGAGCTGTGGAATCAGAACAGGCCGGTCTACCTCACCGCCGGGACCGACACCCACAGCGTGTGGCAGGACACCAGCGGCGCTGTCCGCATGTACGTGCACCTGAACCCGCCCCTGACCACAGACGCCTATATATCGGCACTTAAATCCGGACATGCCTTCGCCACCTACGGGCCCCTGGTCTTTCCGGAGATCCCTTTTGGCCAGGAGGTAAGCATCAGGCCGGGCGAGGAACTCAGGCTGAACTATGCCCTGGCAGCGGTGCACAGGCTGACCGAAGTCCAGCTCATAAGTGAAGGCAGAACTGCGCAGCACATAAGCCTGAACGGAACCGAACAGTTTCGGCAGATCTGCTTCTCTATACAGCCTGAGCACGACACCTGGTGCGCCCTGGTTGTCTCCGACAAATGCGGAAACCGGGCCTTCACCAATCCGTTGTGGGTAAAGGTCGCTGCATGA
- a CDS encoding MarR family transcriptional regulator, with protein MNCAKCNAAIPENEAYVYADQTLCEDCYLDLVAKPQACDPWAVYSAQNTSTQESDLTDTQRRILDAITAHGPLTQEEICSRLGIDSQEFAANFAVLRHMGLGRACQVNGEKRFTRFEDNG; from the coding sequence ATGAACTGCGCAAAATGCAATGCAGCTATTCCGGAGAATGAAGCATATGTCTACGCGGACCAGACACTGTGCGAGGATTGCTACCTTGACCTGGTGGCCAAGCCCCAGGCCTGCGACCCCTGGGCCGTGTACTCGGCACAGAACACCTCGACCCAGGAAAGCGACCTCACGGATACCCAGCGCAGGATCCTGGACGCAATCACTGCCCATGGGCCTTTGACCCAGGAGGAGATATGCTCCCGGCTGGGAATCGACAGCCAGGAGTTCGCAGCCAACTTCGCCGTGTTAAGGCACATGGGGCTGGGCCGCGCCTGTCAAGTCAACGGAGAAAAGCGCTTCACCCGCTTTGAGGATAATGGGTAG
- a CDS encoding ferredoxin, protein MNEYVGEDTMGLEVSVDHVRCSGCGSCIELCPEIFAWDEAGEKAVIRQDGAGECAELDAAVIICPQDCITVHRGAAG, encoded by the coding sequence ATGAATGAATATGTGGGAGAGGATACAATGGGACTGGAAGTCTCTGTTGACCATGTCCGTTGTTCGGGGTGCGGCAGCTGTATTGAGCTGTGCCCCGAGATCTTTGCCTGGGATGAGGCCGGGGAAAAGGCTGTGATTCGCCAGGATGGGGCAGGGGAGTGTGCCGAGCTTGACGCAGCGGTGATCATCTGCCCTCAGGACTGTATCACGGTGCACCGGGGAGCAGCCGGGTGA
- a CDS encoding monomethylamine:corrinoid methyltransferase — protein MLDLIEVFDRADQGPLMKDMDYFMKHFVPKIQEVIKRHGVKWDKQTIVNTDDDLIDRVFEAAVDLIAEAGAYCPDTNRIMQFSKEEVLQAVEQAPTSAWFGEGRERKAMTGRRLDDTETRPWIHVGGGIYTTDEQIYIDIVEGMAGIDIVDSVSVPSILHMRGKDARVRSPQELLSAIKTVILAKEAIRRSGRAGLPIINGISAASNSVSMIAAASPHFSLKPSDGFLVDFLAEMIVNYEALQKVAYFNSISANVGSTSTPLFGGYAGGAEGNAVLATAYIIMGVLIYRGNYHYNAPLHQTLRMSSTKPLLWAIGMSNQVNAKFMQRPMVNLPYLGGGAGTEMYHYEMAAYMLSVVPAGGQIFSGHPAKAVDPDSLLPYDHRFHAEMGLAAYKLTRKDAEPLAQAFFAKYENTIKEPVPGYNFSQVYDLKTKKITNAEYLKTQDKVREEMAKQGFEVPRS, from the coding sequence ATGCTCGATCTTATAGAGGTTTTCGACCGGGCGGACCAAGGTCCGCTGATGAAGGATATGGATTATTTCATGAAACACTTCGTGCCCAAGATCCAGGAAGTGATCAAGCGTCACGGAGTGAAATGGGACAAGCAGACCATTGTGAACACCGATGACGATCTCATCGACCGTGTTTTCGAGGCCGCCGTGGACCTCATCGCCGAGGCCGGGGCCTACTGCCCGGACACGAACAGGATCATGCAGTTCTCCAAGGAAGAGGTTCTGCAGGCGGTGGAGCAGGCCCCCACGAGCGCCTGGTTCGGCGAAGGCCGGGAACGCAAGGCCATGACCGGACGCAGACTGGACGACACGGAAACCAGGCCCTGGATCCACGTCGGCGGCGGAATCTACACCACTGACGAACAGATCTACATCGATATTGTAGAAGGCATGGCCGGGATAGATATCGTCGATTCAGTCAGCGTACCCTCCATTCTGCACATGCGGGGCAAGGATGCCCGGGTCCGCTCCCCCCAGGAGCTGCTCTCGGCCATCAAGACAGTGATCCTGGCCAAGGAAGCCATCCGCCGCAGCGGTCGAGCCGGACTGCCCATCATCAACGGCATCTCCGCCGCCTCCAACTCGGTCTCCATGATCGCCGCCGCTTCCCCCCATTTCAGCCTCAAGCCCAGCGACGGCTTCCTGGTTGATTTCCTGGCCGAAATGATCGTCAACTACGAGGCCCTGCAGAAGGTGGCCTACTTCAACTCCATAAGCGCCAATGTGGGCTCCACATCCACGCCACTTTTCGGCGGATACGCCGGAGGAGCGGAAGGAAACGCGGTCCTGGCCACTGCCTACATCATTATGGGCGTGCTCATCTACCGGGGCAACTACCACTACAACGCCCCCCTGCACCAGACACTGCGCATGTCCTCCACCAAGCCCCTGCTCTGGGCCATCGGCATGTCCAATCAGGTCAACGCCAAGTTCATGCAGCGCCCCATGGTCAACCTGCCCTATCTGGGCGGCGGGGCCGGAACTGAGATGTATCATTATGAAATGGCCGCCTATATGCTCTCCGTGGTCCCGGCCGGCGGGCAGATCTTTTCCGGGCATCCGGCCAAGGCCGTGGATCCGGACTCTCTGCTCCCCTACGACCACCGCTTCCACGCCGAGATGGGCCTGGCCGCGTACAAGCTGACCCGCAAGGATGCCGAGCCCCTGGCCCAGGCCTTCTTTGCCAAGTACGAGAACACGATCAAGGAGCCCGTACCCGGCTACAACTTCTCCCAGGTCTACGATCTAAAGACCAAGAAGATCACCAATGCCGAGTACTTGAAGACCCAGGACAAGGTCCGGGAAGAGATGGCCAAGCAGGGATTCGAGGTCCCCAGAAGCTAA
- the glyA gene encoding serine hydroxymethyltransferase — MSTHSLKHSDPEIWQAIATEEKRQLQTIDLIASENLTSAAVREATGSCLTHKYAEGYPGRRYYGGCVNVDVVETLAKERACALFGAEYANVQPHSGSQANMAVYFAAIKPGDTVLGMDLAHGGHLTHGSKVNFSGMMYNTVTYGVDPETHTLDYEQIRRLALTHQPKLIIAGASTYPRKIDFQAFRAIADESGALLMADMAHIAGLVAAGLHPSPIGQAHFVTSTSHKTMRGPRGGFILSSSEYGRTLNSKIFPGMQGGPLMHVIAAKAVAFEEAKGQEFHNYQGRIIANAKALGRSLEQAGFSMLTGGTDNHLLLIDLRDHELTGQEAERILDQVGITVNKNAIPFDPAPPTVTSGIRIGTPLVSTRGMTESDMDTIAYWIQAALSSHANQTVLSQIQEQVQRFASSFPVTAAG, encoded by the coding sequence ATGAGTACACACAGCTTAAAGCATAGTGACCCTGAAATCTGGCAGGCCATCGCCACAGAGGAAAAGAGGCAGCTGCAGACCATTGACCTCATTGCCTCGGAAAACCTGACCTCTGCTGCCGTACGCGAGGCGACTGGAAGCTGCCTGACTCACAAGTATGCCGAGGGCTACCCCGGTCGACGCTACTACGGCGGATGCGTCAATGTGGACGTGGTGGAGACCCTGGCCAAAGAGCGGGCCTGTGCCCTTTTTGGGGCTGAATACGCAAACGTCCAGCCCCATTCCGGCTCCCAGGCCAATATGGCGGTCTATTTCGCGGCCATCAAGCCCGGCGATACGGTCTTGGGGATGGACCTGGCCCATGGCGGCCACCTGACCCATGGGAGCAAAGTCAACTTTTCCGGAATGATGTATAATACTGTCACCTATGGAGTGGATCCAGAGACCCACACCCTGGATTATGAGCAGATCCGCCGCCTTGCTCTGACGCACCAGCCGAAGCTGATCATCGCTGGGGCAAGCACATACCCGCGAAAGATAGATTTTCAAGCCTTTCGGGCCATTGCCGATGAGTCAGGGGCTCTGCTTATGGCTGATATGGCCCATATTGCCGGACTGGTCGCTGCCGGCCTGCACCCGTCCCCGATTGGACAGGCCCATTTCGTGACCTCCACCAGCCACAAGACTATGCGCGGCCCACGGGGAGGGTTCATCCTCAGCTCCAGCGAGTATGGCCGGACCCTCAATTCCAAGATCTTCCCCGGCATGCAGGGCGGTCCGTTGATGCATGTCATCGCAGCCAAGGCTGTGGCCTTCGAAGAGGCCAAGGGCCAGGAGTTTCATAACTATCAGGGCCGGATCATAGCCAACGCCAAAGCCCTGGGCCGCAGCCTGGAGCAGGCCGGATTCTCCATGCTCACCGGTGGAACGGACAACCACCTCCTGCTCATTGATCTTCGAGACCACGAGCTGACCGGCCAGGAAGCGGAACGCATCCTGGATCAGGTCGGGATCACGGTGAATAAGAATGCCATCCCTTTCGACCCGGCTCCGCCGACGGTCACATCCGGCATCCGTATCGGCACCCCTCTGGTCAGCACCAGGGGGATGACCGAAAGCGACATGGACACAATCGCCTACTGGATCCAGGCCGCCCTGAGTTCTCATGCCAACCAGACCGTGTTGAGCCAGATCCAGGAGCAGGTCCAACGCTTTGCCTCCTCGTTTCCGGTCACAGCAGCGGGGTAG
- a CDS encoding methyltransferase domain-containing protein, with protein sequence MANDKQYSTTGIYRYEWIFGPGFLGYGEPQVTRQIIEEMNWQPGIRVLDVGSGLGGPAFLMATEYKARVTGVDLTQQIVDIANQRLQAKDIPDVSFLQGDIHQMDWGEGAFDVIWSRETLLHVPDKDALFQKFYRWLAPGGKVMITDYARKPGQGCDQFESYIQESGYPLLQLERYGDHIRQAGFEQVQIQDKTDLLISILQDQLHRLDSRKEEFIAEFSEDDYAYLRSRWKLKLECCQDGDMKWGWFSGRRPEK encoded by the coding sequence ATGGCCAACGACAAGCAGTATTCCACAACCGGCATCTACCGCTACGAATGGATTTTCGGGCCCGGGTTCCTTGGCTACGGCGAACCGCAGGTCACCCGGCAGATCATAGAGGAAATGAACTGGCAGCCCGGCATCCGGGTTCTGGACGTGGGCAGCGGACTGGGCGGTCCTGCCTTTCTGATGGCCACGGAATACAAAGCCAGGGTCACCGGCGTGGATCTGACCCAGCAGATTGTGGACATAGCCAACCAGCGGCTGCAGGCCAAAGACATCCCGGACGTCTCCTTTCTTCAGGGCGACATCCATCAGATGGACTGGGGTGAAGGCGCGTTCGACGTCATCTGGAGCCGGGAGACCCTGCTCCATGTTCCGGACAAGGACGCTCTGTTCCAGAAGTTCTATCGCTGGCTGGCACCCGGGGGGAAGGTCATGATCACCGACTATGCCCGCAAGCCGGGTCAGGGCTGCGACCAGTTCGAAAGCTATATTCAAGAGTCCGGGTATCCCCTCCTCCAGCTGGAACGCTATGGGGATCATATCCGGCAGGCGGGCTTTGAACAGGTCCAGATTCAGGACAAGACCGACCTGTTGATCTCCATTCTCCAGGATCAGCTGCACAGGCTCGATTCGCGCAAGGAGGAGTTCATCGCGGAGTTTTCTGAAGACGACTACGCCTATCTCCGCTCCCGCTGGAAGCTCAAGCTGGAATGCTGTCAGGACGGGGACATGAAGTGGGGCTGGTTCTCAGGTCGCCGGCCGGAAAAATAA
- a CDS encoding MarR family transcriptional regulator, with protein MALPISPSNGMPSTDWIKLTAQTVHELARAIDMQARQSRKSYQQYGITENQGAILRLLLVDGPQSAIALSKRLYVTPSNMTGIIDRLETKGLINRTRQRDRRIMDIHLTDKGQQLIQNLPDPVEVKLRWAIEQSESQIPLPTLYAGLRSVLDHITSQSI; from the coding sequence GTGGCTTTGCCCATCTCTCCATCGAACGGCATGCCTTCAACGGATTGGATCAAGCTGACTGCGCAAACAGTACACGAGCTTGCCCGGGCGATTGACATGCAGGCCAGGCAATCGCGGAAATCCTATCAGCAGTATGGGATCACGGAAAATCAGGGCGCCATCCTTCGCTTGCTGCTTGTTGACGGTCCGCAGTCGGCAATAGCGCTCAGCAAGCGGCTGTATGTTACTCCGTCCAATATGACCGGAATCATTGACCGTCTGGAGACCAAGGGGTTGATCAACCGGACCCGGCAGAGAGACCGGCGAATCATGGATATCCATCTGACGGACAAGGGACAGCAGTTGATTCAAAACCTCCCCGATCCGGTGGAGGTCAAGCTCCGCTGGGCCATTGAGCAGAGCGAAAGCCAGATTCCCCTGCCCACTCTGTATGCCGGTCTGCGATCGGTTTTAGACCATATTACGTCCCAAAGTATTTGA
- a CDS encoding MarR family winged helix-turn-helix transcriptional regulator, protein MNKEKKQAIQHIVTSIRQLVSSIHHNSSMLKKYYGLTGPQSEALRILEDDGPLSSASLSRKLYVTPSNVTGIIDRLEKKGLVERIRKPKDRRVSLISLTDKGRTLYQSLPASIEGKLISGLHDMDVEQVTKLHQEISKVLDILDADKYEPKVLGDSVDMRVNAEEQTRV, encoded by the coding sequence ATGAACAAAGAAAAAAAACAAGCTATTCAGCACATTGTGACCTCGATACGGCAGCTGGTGAGTTCAATACATCACAACTCATCCATGCTTAAGAAGTATTACGGTTTAACCGGCCCTCAAAGCGAAGCCCTGCGCATCCTGGAAGACGACGGCCCGTTGTCTTCGGCGTCATTGAGCCGGAAGCTGTATGTAACTCCTTCCAATGTTACCGGAATTATTGATCGTCTGGAAAAAAAGGGACTGGTGGAGCGCATCCGGAAACCCAAAGACAGACGAGTCAGCCTGATATCCCTTACCGACAAGGGGCGGACCCTGTATCAATCCCTGCCCGCTTCTATTGAGGGCAAGCTTATTTCCGGTCTGCACGATATGGATGTGGAGCAGGTGACCAAGCTGCATCAGGAAATATCCAAGGTCCTTGATATCCTGGATGCAGACAAGTACGAGCCGAAAGTTCTGGGCGACAGTGTGGATATGCGGGTGAATGCTGAGGAACAGACCAGGGTGTGA
- a CDS encoding DMT family transporter, giving the protein MHTPSLVDWKAVLTLTIGAVLISFSAVFVKLAAVGPITAGFYRVLFGGGFLLLFALTQGFFRKLIRRNVSIALICGVVFALNLTWWHKSIHGVGPGLATVLSNFQVFIMAAAGLILFSERLTFRFVLAVCLAVGGLLLLVSPGWTTFGPAWRWGVVFGLLTAVAYASYLLLVRLLQTRQSFGGVVVNMGLVSMATALIMGIQLQLAGESFFIPDRTSLAALLGYGFFSQMVGWILISTALPRVQVCLAGLIILLQPSLAFIWDILFFARPTGLVEMLGACLALTAIYLGVTRQKAG; this is encoded by the coding sequence ATGCATACCCCCTCGCTTGTGGATTGGAAGGCTGTCCTCACCCTGACCATTGGGGCGGTCCTGATCAGCTTTTCAGCCGTATTCGTCAAGCTGGCTGCCGTGGGCCCGATTACAGCCGGATTCTACCGGGTGCTCTTCGGCGGCGGCTTCCTGCTCCTTTTTGCCTTGACCCAAGGCTTTTTCCGGAAGCTGATCCGCAGAAACGTTTCTATCGCTCTTATTTGTGGAGTTGTCTTTGCCCTGAACCTTACCTGGTGGCACAAAAGCATCCACGGCGTCGGCCCCGGCCTGGCCACTGTGCTCTCCAACTTTCAAGTCTTTATTATGGCCGCAGCCGGTCTGATCCTGTTCTCGGAGCGACTGACCTTCCGGTTCGTGCTTGCTGTCTGCCTGGCCGTCGGCGGACTGCTTCTGCTGGTCAGTCCCGGCTGGACCACCTTCGGGCCGGCCTGGCGCTGGGGGGTCGTTTTCGGCCTGCTCACTGCAGTGGCCTATGCCTCCTACCTTCTCCTGGTCCGCCTTCTGCAAACCCGGCAGTCTTTTGGCGGAGTCGTGGTCAACATGGGACTTGTCTCCATGGCCACCGCCCTTATCATGGGTATTCAGCTCCAGCTGGCGGGAGAGTCCTTTTTCATCCCGGACCGAACCAGCCTGGCCGCCCTGCTCGGATACGGCTTCTTCTCCCAGATGGTGGGCTGGATTCTGATCTCCACCGCCCTGCCCCGGGTCCAGGTCTGTTTGGCCGGGCTGATTATTCTCCTGCAGCCGTCCCTGGCCTTTATCTGGGACATCCTCTTCTTTGCCCGCCCCACCGGCCTGGTTGAAATGCTCGGAGCCTGCCTGGCCCTGACCGCCATCTACCTTGGAGTCACCAGACAGAAGGCTGGATAA
- a CDS encoding cobalamin B12-binding domain-containing protein yields MDTQELFGKLTQALVDLNEDEVLALSKQGIEENADPQQLIEQGLLPGMQQVGDEFESEEKFLPEMMQAANIFQAAMEIIQPKIEEMGGSSKKIGTVVIGTVKGDMHYIGKNIFKVLLETSGFTVHDLGVDVDPFSFIDKAEQTDADIIAMSALLTTTLVGQRDMIEALNEQGKRDKYKIMVGGGAVTPDWVQEIKADAYSETAFGAVKEAKKLVQ; encoded by the coding sequence ATGGACACCCAAGAACTGTTTGGCAAATTGACCCAGGCCCTGGTGGACCTGAACGAGGATGAAGTTCTGGCTCTGAGCAAGCAGGGGATCGAAGAGAATGCGGATCCCCAGCAGCTCATTGAGCAGGGCCTGCTCCCCGGGATGCAACAAGTCGGCGACGAGTTTGAAAGCGAGGAAAAGTTTCTGCCGGAAATGATGCAGGCAGCGAACATATTTCAGGCTGCCATGGAGATAATTCAGCCCAAGATTGAGGAAATGGGCGGCAGCTCCAAAAAGATCGGCACCGTTGTCATCGGCACGGTCAAGGGTGATATGCACTATATCGGCAAGAACATCTTCAAGGTCCTCCTGGAAACGTCCGGGTTTACAGTGCATGATCTGGGCGTGGACGTGGATCCCTTCAGCTTTATCGACAAGGCGGAGCAAACCGACGCAGACATCATTGCCATGTCAGCCCTTCTGACCACCACCCTGGTCGGCCAGAGGGACATGATCGAGGCCCTCAATGAGCAGGGCAAGCGGGACAAGTACAAGATCATGGTCGGCGGCGGAGCGGTGACTCCGGATTGGGTGCAGGAAATCAAGGCCGACGCGTATTCGGAAACCGCTTTCGGTGCCGTAAAGGAAGCCAAGAAGCTGGTTCAGTAG
- a CDS encoding flavodoxin family protein has translation MYALAINGSPRKDGNTALLLQEVLTPLTRAGWETELVQVGGKDIRGCIACYQCFENKDNQCSIQTDIFNEVMAKMLQAQAIILGSPTYFTDVTAELKALLDRSGLVSQANGVPFRGKIGAAVTAVRRAGATHVFDTINHMFLMSQMIVPGSTYWNMGYGFDKGEVSKDQAGIVNMRHLGSVINWLGAAVHDHLAQYPEPEGTII, from the coding sequence ATGTATGCACTGGCTATCAATGGAAGCCCGCGAAAAGACGGGAATACAGCACTGCTCCTGCAGGAGGTCCTCACCCCGCTCACCCGTGCCGGATGGGAGACAGAGCTTGTCCAGGTCGGCGGCAAAGACATCAGGGGATGCATTGCCTGCTACCAGTGTTTTGAGAACAAGGACAACCAATGCTCAATACAGACCGACATCTTCAACGAGGTCATGGCCAAGATGCTTCAGGCCCAGGCCATCATCCTCGGCTCCCCTACCTACTTCACGGATGTCACTGCCGAGCTCAAGGCACTGCTGGACCGTTCCGGACTGGTCAGCCAAGCCAACGGGGTCCCCTTCCGGGGGAAGATCGGGGCAGCCGTGACTGCGGTTCGCCGGGCCGGGGCCACCCACGTATTCGACACTATCAATCATATGTTTTTGATGTCCCAGATGATCGTACCCGGATCGACGTATTGGAACATGGGATACGGCTTTGACAAAGGCGAGGTGTCCAAGGACCAGGCTGGGATCGTCAACATGCGCCACCTCGGGTCGGTCATCAACTGGCTGGGCGCTGCAGTCCATGACCACCTTGCCCAATATCCTGAACCGGAGGGGACCATCATCTGA